One stretch of Lacrimispora sphenoides DNA includes these proteins:
- a CDS encoding SLC13 family permease, with the protein MTIPMIIAIAITAFMIILIMTEKLPFGAPPILACLLMVLFGITDIKTAFGGFSNATIIMLASFMAIVAALQKTSLIGTFRKTILNMANKGGFKAYILLFIIVMLASSIFGTGSTAFYVLTLGILSTIQYTDKLPRGKVIAAAGFAANHPLIPVNVTLQYGIVIAVLGAAGSGITSVSLAKFSIVNLILSLAYVVWALIGYKVLPNKNVEDTELDADKSKEIVYDLPKWKENTTYAAFIAAVVGMILQSKVGDAGYMIPGLSACLVLAIGVLNFDEIRNNIGAPIILMSAGVIGVADALGSTGLTALVGETVANMLGTNINPFILIFVFCMLTSVLATLTGSTIGTVYVFAPMAIATCMSLGLNPTAAAAAIVVSGWNGHFLPIDGMPAMVMGIGKYNLIEFWKYTIPMYFIRLLALTAGALLLFPM; encoded by the coding sequence ATGACTATCCCAATGATTATTGCCATTGCTATCACTGCATTCATGATTATTTTAATCATGACAGAAAAACTTCCGTTCGGCGCACCTCCAATTCTCGCATGTCTGCTAATGGTTCTTTTTGGAATAACCGATATCAAGACTGCTTTCGGCGGTTTTTCTAACGCTACCATTATTATGCTTGCCTCTTTCATGGCAATCGTGGCCGCTCTTCAAAAAACCAGCCTTATTGGTACTTTCAGAAAAACAATTTTGAATATGGCTAACAAAGGTGGATTTAAGGCATATATACTGTTATTTATTATCGTTATGTTGGCTAGCAGTATCTTTGGCACGGGCTCAACTGCATTCTATGTTCTTACTTTAGGTATATTATCTACTATACAGTATACTGACAAGTTACCACGTGGTAAAGTTATTGCTGCTGCTGGTTTCGCAGCTAACCATCCACTAATTCCTGTAAATGTTACATTACAATATGGGATTGTTATTGCTGTTTTAGGAGCTGCTGGTTCAGGTATTACCAGCGTTTCCTTAGCAAAATTCTCTATTGTAAATCTAATACTTTCATTAGCTTATGTAGTATGGGCTTTAATTGGTTATAAAGTTCTACCTAACAAAAATGTTGAAGATACAGAACTCGACGCTGATAAGTCTAAAGAAATAGTTTACGATTTACCAAAATGGAAAGAAAATACAACATATGCAGCCTTTATTGCAGCTGTTGTTGGTATGATTCTTCAAAGTAAAGTTGGCGATGCAGGATATATGATTCCAGGTTTATCTGCATGTCTGGTTTTAGCTATCGGTGTTCTGAATTTCGATGAAATTCGTAACAACATCGGTGCTCCGATTATTTTGATGTCTGCTGGCGTCATCGGTGTAGCTGATGCTCTAGGCAGTACAGGCTTAACTGCTTTAGTTGGCGAAACTGTAGCTAATATGCTTGGCACTAATATCAATCCTTTCATCCTGATCTTTGTTTTCTGCATGTTAACAAGTGTACTTGCAACCCTTACAGGATCCACTATAGGTACTGTGTATGTATTTGCACCTATGGCTATTGCTACCTGCATGAGCTTGGGCCTAAATCCAACAGCAGCTGCTGCTGCAATTGTAGTTTCGGGCTGGAATGGCCATTTCTTACCAATTGACGGTATGCCTGCTATGGTAATGGGAATTGGTAAGTACAATCTAATAGAGTTTTGGAAATACACAATTCCGATGTACTTTATCCGCCTGCTTGCTTTAACTGCCGGAGCTTTGCTATTGTTCCCAATGTAA
- the ygiD gene encoding 4,5-DOPA-extradiol-dioxygenase, protein MSKMPMMFIGHGSPMNAIEDNRYTRNWKEMAKKIPKPESIVSISAHWYTKGTKIMNEENPKTIYDMYGFPKELYEIPYNVPGNPKLAENVKSLISKQSVFDNSWGIDHGTWSVLVHMYPERDIPVIQISIDASAPPEVHYQIGKELKSLRHQGVLLFGTGNIVHNLRMIDWGIEDKGFDWAYKFDDYIKENIENRNHENVINYLSLGETAKLAVPTPDHFNPILYILGASDKEDKISTYNNSCMMGSLSMTSYLFT, encoded by the coding sequence ATGTCTAAAATGCCGATGATGTTTATAGGCCATGGCTCGCCTATGAACGCAATAGAAGATAACCGCTATACAAGGAACTGGAAGGAAATGGCCAAGAAAATACCTAAGCCTGAGTCAATAGTATCAATTTCGGCACATTGGTATACGAAAGGCACAAAGATTATGAATGAGGAAAATCCAAAGACAATTTATGATATGTACGGATTTCCTAAAGAGTTATATGAGATTCCATATAATGTTCCCGGCAATCCGAAACTTGCGGAAAATGTAAAAAGTTTAATCAGCAAACAAAGTGTATTTGATAATTCCTGGGGCATTGACCACGGCACCTGGTCTGTTTTGGTCCATATGTACCCCGAAAGAGATATCCCCGTTATTCAAATTAGCATAGATGCCTCCGCGCCGCCGGAAGTTCATTATCAGATAGGCAAGGAGTTAAAATCCTTAAGGCATCAAGGCGTTTTATTGTTTGGCACCGGAAATATTGTTCACAACCTACGAATGATTGATTGGGGGATAGAAGACAAAGGCTTTGATTGGGCATATAAGTTTGATGATTATATAAAAGAGAATATTGAAAATAGAAATCATGAGAATGTCATTAATTATCTGAGCTTGGGAGAAACAGCAAAATTAGCCGTACCTACGCCGGATCATTTTAATCCAATCTTATATATACTTGGCGCCTCCGATAAAGAAGATAAGATATCAACTTATAACAACAGCTGCATGATGGGGTCCTTGTCTATGACAAGCTATTTATTTACATAG
- a CDS encoding VOC family protein, which produces MNNKFELEHIGINTPNAEEAERLAQLLSMMFNLEPRHGQKSEFGGPYFECMKAPFLGANGHIAMRTPDLTAAAEELKEKGFSFNMDTAAYSEEGKLKNVYLDGEFGGFAIHIMQK; this is translated from the coding sequence ATGAATAATAAATTTGAACTGGAGCATATCGGCATCAATACCCCAAATGCTGAGGAGGCAGAAAGACTGGCTCAGCTTCTGAGCATGATGTTTAACCTGGAGCCTCGTCATGGACAAAAGTCCGAATTCGGCGGTCCTTACTTTGAGTGTATGAAGGCTCCATTCCTGGGGGCAAACGGCCATATTGCTATGCGTACACCTGATTTGACCGCTGCCGCAGAAGAGTTGAAAGAAAAAGGCTTCTCTTTCAACATGGATACTGCCGCATATTCCGAGGAAGGCAAACTGAAGAACGTCTATTTAGACGGCGAGTTTGGCGGATTTGCCATCCATATTATGCAAAAGTAA
- a CDS encoding PdxA family dehydrogenase, giving the protein MKFKPVIGISMGDPFGNGPEITVRALADEEIYQRCKPLVVGDETSMRYALKVAGIVHGIHLELNVVSTPAEGKYTYGTIDLMDLKLIPADEIPDTSRLDVPEPFGVGACALGGEAAFQYVVKVIQLDQDGQIDATVTNALSKEAINMAGHHYSGHTEIYADYTDTPKYTMMLAHGDLRVVHVSTHVSLREACDRVKKDRVLDCIRIANEGCKALGIKEPKIGVAGLNPHCGENGMFGWEEVKEIQPAIEAAMAEGIMIPEKKPTPPDTVFSKALGGWYDIVVAMYHDQGHIPLKVKGFVYNREEKHWEAVEGVNVTLGLPIIRASVDHGTGIDLAGSGRSSELSLVNAIDYAILMVHARKEA; this is encoded by the coding sequence ATGAAATTTAAACCTGTGATAGGCATTTCTATGGGAGACCCCTTTGGAAATGGTCCAGAAATAACTGTTCGTGCACTGGCAGATGAAGAAATCTACCAGCGTTGTAAACCCTTAGTAGTAGGCGACGAGACTTCCATGCGTTACGCTCTGAAGGTGGCCGGGATAGTTCACGGCATTCATCTGGAGCTGAATGTGGTATCCACACCCGCCGAAGGCAAGTATACCTATGGCACCATCGACTTAATGGATTTGAAGCTGATTCCTGCAGACGAAATTCCAGATACCTCCAGACTGGATGTACCTGAGCCTTTTGGCGTGGGAGCCTGTGCCCTGGGCGGAGAGGCAGCTTTCCAGTACGTTGTAAAAGTTATTCAGCTGGATCAGGATGGCCAGATCGATGCTACGGTTACCAATGCTCTGAGCAAGGAAGCCATAAACATGGCTGGCCACCACTACTCAGGCCATACCGAGATTTATGCAGATTACACGGACACCCCTAAGTACACCATGATGCTGGCTCACGGCGATCTGCGGGTCGTCCATGTTTCCACTCATGTGTCTTTACGAGAAGCTTGTGACCGTGTCAAGAAAGATCGTGTCCTGGATTGCATCCGCATTGCCAACGAAGGCTGCAAAGCACTGGGAATTAAAGAACCTAAAATTGGCGTTGCAGGGCTGAATCCCCATTGTGGTGAGAACGGCATGTTTGGCTGGGAGGAAGTCAAAGAAATCCAGCCTGCCATCGAGGCTGCCATGGCTGAGGGCATCATGATCCCTGAAAAGAAGCCTACTCCTCCCGATACCGTGTTCTCTAAGGCACTGGGCGGATGGTATGACATCGTTGTGGCCATGTACCACGATCAAGGTCATATCCCTTTAAAGGTGAAAGGCTTTGTTTATAACCGTGAGGAAAAGCACTGGGAGGCTGTCGAAGGTGTGAATGTAACCCTGGGTCTGCCTATCATTCGTGCCAGCGTGGACCATGGCACCGGCATCGACCTTGCAGGCAGCGGCCGTTCCAGCGAGCTGAGCCTGGTCAATGCCATAGATTATGCTATCCTTATGGTTCATGCCAGGAAAGAAGCCTGA
- a CDS encoding ClC family H(+)/Cl(-) exchange transporter has product MQTECHTVKNTINRYRSFRYALILEGIAVGAISGVIVVLFRYLLTYAEKLLNIVLSYGKEHIWVIPVWFVFLAAAAFVVAMLLKWESFISGSGIPQVEGEMMGELDPCWWRVLIAKMGGGLLSIGCGLSLGREGPSIQLGAMAAKGLSRLTKRARTEEKLLITCGASAGLSAAFNAPIAGVLFSLEEVHKHFSPELLLSTMASSITADYVSRNVFGLQPAFNFQISTMMPLSTYGHVILFGVILGAMGVLYNNCLSMTQDLYMRIQVQAVRVLIPFLLAGIFGFTYPYVLGGGHSLVETLTSSQMALGALIVLLIAKFSFSMLSFGCGAPGGIFLPLLVIGALSGSIYYHAAGLVTGSLNGLLDNFIILGMAGCFSAIVRSPITGVILISEMTGSFSHLLTLSMVALVAYIIPDMFHTAPVYDQLLHRLLAKMKPEIHSSLSREKVLVEGMIFHGSDADGQKVSEIDWPQTCLLVSLMRGEAEFVPRGNTTLSAGDKIVILCDESAQGKIHRVLQEMCQTVKISSQK; this is encoded by the coding sequence ATGCAGACTGAATGTCACACGGTAAAGAATACCATCAATCGTTACCGAAGTTTTCGCTATGCTCTAATATTGGAAGGAATTGCTGTTGGTGCAATTTCAGGCGTTATTGTTGTGCTTTTCCGGTATCTCCTGACCTATGCGGAGAAATTGCTTAATATAGTTTTAAGCTATGGAAAAGAACACATATGGGTGATACCGGTGTGGTTTGTTTTTTTGGCAGCCGCAGCTTTTGTTGTTGCAATGCTGTTGAAATGGGAATCCTTTATATCCGGAAGTGGGATTCCCCAGGTAGAAGGTGAGATGATGGGGGAATTAGACCCCTGTTGGTGGAGAGTCCTGATCGCAAAGATGGGGGGAGGTCTTCTTTCCATTGGGTGCGGTCTGTCACTGGGAAGGGAGGGACCAAGTATTCAGCTGGGTGCAATGGCTGCAAAGGGCTTGTCGCGCCTGACCAAAAGAGCCAGAACAGAGGAGAAGCTTCTAATTACATGCGGGGCCAGCGCCGGACTTTCTGCTGCATTTAATGCTCCCATTGCCGGTGTTCTATTCTCCTTGGAAGAGGTTCACAAGCATTTTTCACCGGAACTGCTTTTATCTACTATGGCCTCCTCCATTACGGCTGATTACGTTTCCAGAAATGTGTTTGGTCTTCAGCCGGCTTTTAATTTTCAGATCAGCACTATGATGCCTTTATCTACATATGGCCACGTGATTCTCTTCGGGGTAATCCTGGGAGCTATGGGAGTTCTTTATAACAACTGCCTTTCCATGACTCAGGATTTGTATATGAGAATCCAGGTTCAGGCGGTCCGGGTTCTGATTCCATTTTTACTGGCTGGAATTTTCGGTTTTACCTACCCATATGTACTAGGCGGAGGTCATTCCCTGGTGGAAACACTGACCAGCAGCCAGATGGCACTTGGGGCATTGATCGTACTTCTGATCGCTAAATTCAGTTTTTCCATGTTAAGCTTTGGCTGCGGTGCACCGGGTGGAATCTTTCTTCCTCTTCTGGTAATCGGAGCATTAAGCGGAAGTATTTATTACCATGCAGCTGGATTGGTAACCGGTTCCTTAAACGGACTTCTGGATAATTTTATCATTTTGGGAATGGCAGGTTGTTTTTCTGCCATTGTCCGCTCTCCCATCACCGGGGTCATTCTGATCAGTGAGATGACCGGCAGTTTCTCTCATTTGCTGACACTGTCCATGGTTGCCCTGGTGGCCTATATCATCCCTGATATGTTTCATACGGCTCCCGTCTATGACCAGCTTCTTCACCGGTTACTGGCAAAGATGAAACCGGAAATTCACTCTTCTCTTAGCAGAGAAAAGGTACTGGTAGAAGGAATGATATTTCACGGAAGTGATGCAGATGGACAGAAAGTTTCTGAGATCGACTGGCCCCAGACCTGTCTGCTGGTATCGCTTATGAGGGGTGAAGCGGAGTTTGTTCCGCGGGGAAATACAACATTATCGGCCGGGGATAAAATTGTAATCCTGTGCGACGAATCCGCTCAGGGGAAAATCCACAGAGTCCTGCAGGAAATGTGTCAAACAGTAAAAATATCTTCTCAAAAATAA
- a CDS encoding MGMT family protein — MTQFTEEVLVIIKGIPYGRVMSYGRVARLAGNTRGARQVVRILHSMSEKYNLPWHRIINSKGKISITDKRDAAIQRELLISEGIEVTEDGYIDISIYGI, encoded by the coding sequence ATGACACAGTTTACTGAGGAAGTCCTAGTAATAATAAAGGGAATACCATATGGGAGAGTTATGAGCTACGGACGGGTTGCAAGACTTGCAGGAAATACTAGAGGTGCGAGGCAGGTAGTCAGGATACTTCATTCTATGTCTGAGAAGTACAACCTCCCTTGGCACCGGATCATTAACTCCAAAGGCAAAATATCAATCACGGATAAAAGAGATGCAGCTATTCAAAGAGAACTTCTTATATCGGAAGGAATAGAGGTGACTGAGGACGGATACATAGATATTTCTATATATGGAATATGA